TCCAGCCCCAGGTCGCCGACGCCGCGGCTGACCACCAGACGGATGTAGGCATCGCGGAGGTCGTTCCTGCGGCAGGTCTCCGCCACGACCTCCATCATCTCCTCCTTGCCCGTGGTGATACGCAGGCTGATGGCCCGGGCCGAATCGTAGAGCCGGTCGATGTGCTCCTCCAGCCGGAAGACCCGGCCGCCGTAGGCGCGGATCCCCTCGAAGACCCCGTCGCCGTAGAGAAAGCCGTGGTCGAAGACCGAGATCTTCGCCTCTTCCTTTGGTACGTACTTGCCGTCCAGATAGACCACTGACATGCTGTTCTCATCCCCCTCTCGTGTGTGTGGAAACATTCCGATTTCTCTCGCTTCCATTATACGGAATTTGCCGCGAAATGGGCACCCATAGATATGGGAAAAGCGGCGGGTCGCCCCGCCGCTTTTATGGCTCACGTTACCTCTGTTGCGTGGTTCCTGCTGCGTTCGCGGTTACTTCCTCAGGACCAGAGCCAGCGGTGCCAGCAGGAGGAGCGCCAGCGGTGCGAAGCCGAGACTGCAACCGCCGCCGCCGCCACTGGGTTCGGGCGTCGGGGTCGCCGTGGGTGCGGCGACCATGATGGTCACGTCGTCGCTCATGGCCTGCTTGTCGCCGGAGATGAACGCAGTCAGGGTGACTGCAGCATCCTCGGAGCCAGCGGTGAAGGTCGTGGTGGCTTTTTTGGAAACGATCGTCGCGTGGTCCGGGGAGACGGATCCGTTGGCGCCGAGGGGCACCTCGAAGACCATCGTCATGCCCTCGTAGTCGTCGCTGTTCTGCACGGAAGCAGTGACATCAGTAGTGCCACCCGGCACGACCGTCGAGCTGGCGGCCAAGGCACTGAGCGCGGGAGCCGCAGGAGCTGCGCCCTGCTTGACAAAGTTGGCCTTGACCTTGTAATGACCATCGGCTGCACCGTCGTAGATCACCAGGAAACGGTTGCCGTTCTCGGCGGTCTTGAACTCGACACCTGCGTTGCCCCCGTCGTAGACGAAGACAAAGAGGTCGGCTTCAACGTTACAGTCAGCCAGCTCACGCTGCGGACCCTCGAGTATCGACAGGAAGTCCATGGCATCCTTGCTGAGGACCTCGTCCTGCAGAAGGTTAACAGTAGTGTCGCCGACGGTGACCTGGAGATCAACCTTGTTCCAGAAGTCCTTGTGCCACCATGTTTCGGCAGTGTCAGCAACACCGTCGAAGGCTGTGTTCTGTACACCGGCATCAGCCAGATTCGCCGAGGAGAACATCCCGTCAATGACCGTAACGATAACGTTGTTCTGCGAAGCATCTGCAGAGTCCACGATGTCGAAGGTCTCCATTGAGTAGCCGTTGCCTGCTTCAACCGGGTCAAAGCTCGTCACGGCATCCATGACCCGCATGACATCGCCGCTGACATAGAAATCCACATCGTCACTCAGCGAAGGCTTGTAGTCCTCAATCAGACAGTTGCAGGGATACCACAGCATTGCTTCGTAGGTCACATCCGGGCAACCGGGACAGAAGCCACTATCACCAACGTTTGTTGCTACCTCTTCCATACCCCAGCTGGTGTTCAGGCGACCCCGGAGTGTCGCTGTTTCCCACGTTGAATCGGCATTGTTTACGGTATCCTTCTTCAGCGTGTAGTTGACATCCATGTTGCCTGCAACCTTGAAGGTCTGGGAGAAGCCAGGATAGAGCGTGCAGGGACAGTTGTGAAGGCTGGACTGCTTGGTGATGTTGTTCCCCACCGTCAGCAGGCCTTCGTCACCACTCATCATGTCGTCGGAGGTGCAGAGTCCACACCAGGCGTTGCACATGAAGCTGTCGTTTTTCACAACCGTCTCGCCATTCACCATGGGAGCAAAATTGTCTTCGACCTTAACGGATTTGTTGTTAAGGTTGGTCACCATCACGTACGGCAATTCCTGATGAACGCAGTTCCGCTCACCGCAGTTGACGCAATCAGGGCTTACCGTGTACCTCACTCCAAAGTCGTAGGTCATGCCAGAGGGCACATCAATGAACGCGTTGGTACCCTTGTCTTCGCTTTCCAGGAAGTCTCGCACGCGGACAAAGGGCTCTTCACTGTCCTTCGCGAGTTTGGCGAAGACAACAGGCACATCCATGCTGGTAGCGCTGACGCTACCTGTGTCGTCGGAGGCAGCGAGGAATGTCAGATGGTCGCAGCATTCGACGCCATACTTCCAATCCACGGCACAGTTCTCACGGGTTCCAAACCACTTCAGCGTCTCCTTGAAATCGACGGAAGCTCCTTTTTCGACACGATTCTCCTGCATCCAGTGGTAGAAGTAGTCGCAGGCGATGGTACAGTCGTTGGCGAAATCACCGTTCTGCTGCGGGGCAGCCGTGTCGTACTCCATTCCGCCCTCAAGACCGAAGATGAAGTCCGTGCCGGCTGCATCATTGGAGACGGTGTAGGTAAAATGCTCCTCCAGCTTCTTCTGGGTCGTGCGAACGAGGACCCAACTCCAAGATTTACCGAAATGACCTTCGTCCTCATGCCACATCTCCATACTGGCGTCTGCATCTGTGGAGATGTTGAAATTCGTGAGGTCATCACCGCTTACCAAAAACTTGTTGTCCACATCATTGCTGAGCAGATAGTTGTCAACATCTACTACCTCAGCAAGATCTGTAGCTTCGTTATCCTCCGTATAGGCGGCAAACGCACCGGCAGCAAAGACCATTACGAAAGCCACTGCCAGCGCTAGCCAAGTAAAGCGCTTCATGATTGCTCATCGCCTCCTTCTGAACTCATACCCCTAGTGTCGGGGTGTTCCCTTCCCGCACTCTGCCGAGGAGCAGCAGCCGGGAGCCAACCTCTGGCTGAACAGCTCTC
The sequence above is drawn from the Synergistales bacterium genome and encodes:
- a CDS encoding SYNERG-CTERM sorting domain-containing protein — protein: MKRFTWLALAVAFVMVFAAGAFAAYTEDNEATDLAEVVDVDNYLLSNDVDNKFLVSGDDLTNFNISTDADASMEMWHEDEGHFGKSWSWVLVRTTQKKLEEHFTYTVSNDAAGTDFIFGLEGGMEYDTAAPQQNGDFANDCTIACDYFYHWMQENRVEKGASVDFKETLKWFGTRENCAVDWKYGVECCDHLTFLAASDDTGSVSATSMDVPVVFAKLAKDSEEPFVRVRDFLESEDKGTNAFIDVPSGMTYDFGVRYTVSPDCVNCGERNCVHQELPYVMVTNLNNKSVKVEDNFAPMVNGETVVKNDSFMCNAWCGLCTSDDMMSGDEGLLTVGNNITKQSSLHNCPCTLYPGFSQTFKVAGNMDVNYTLKKDTVNNADSTWETATLRGRLNTSWGMEEVATNVGDSGFCPGCPDVTYEAMLWYPCNCLIEDYKPSLSDDVDFYVSGDVMRVMDAVTSFDPVEAGNGYSMETFDIVDSADASQNNVIVTVIDGMFSSANLADAGVQNTAFDGVADTAETWWHKDFWNKVDLQVTVGDTTVNLLQDEVLSKDAMDFLSILEGPQRELADCNVEADLFVFVYDGGNAGVEFKTAENGNRFLVIYDGAADGHYKVKANFVKQGAAPAAPALSALAASSTVVPGGTTDVTASVQNSDDYEGMTMVFEVPLGANGSVSPDHATIVSKKATTTFTAGSEDAAVTLTAFISGDKQAMSDDVTIMVAAPTATPTPEPSGGGGGCSLGFAPLALLLLAPLALVLRK